In a genomic window of Dehalococcoidia bacterium:
- a CDS encoding endonuclease MutS2, whose product MEQTNQPTARENLSVQEKSILALEFPRVIEMLSTHTRSPVSCELAYSLLPRFDTDQVLYLQRETLEANRILEFAQNFSLSRDPRPALLRSLKGGILSGEELIIVADGYSHVRQAKSLGSKLRTDTPLLYDLTRNIADFKAIEQKLRNCLSSHGELLDQATPRLSQLRFESRAAFKAAEKKLESMINSEQARTALQDDIVTLRSDRLVLPIKAEYKGQIPGIIHAVSDSGATLFVEPFTAVNSTNNWKEKHAAEQDEVQHILRNLTTEIARTASKCLAALNIAGRLDLALSKSRYAMTYQGVGLTEASDCIELLEARHPLLGSSAIPVSFRFSGQIMSIAITGPNTGGKTASLKTLGLLILMRQAGLMIPCDRNSRLPIVDGVFADIGDQQDLEKSISTFSSHLLSIKEIISSATSSSIVLLDELGSSTDPEEGSALAIAVLSHLVDVIGAFSVITTHHRSVASYVTEHKRIENSSVELNPATLEPTYKLTQGIPGRSYAIETAKRVGLPLQIINYALRFLSPVHQETEKLLLDIQNERFATRKKLEEAENQRIAAAHLEDELRRKIEQISKSEETLILETKKQLIEQVRAVTIKLKKASSFAEWLKLSGSRFDNDLIDDAFAELDQTKRALKSKKWLEKQPSAAYVIPEIKTGDFVQIEPLGFVGELLEEPDEHGNTLVLVGSAKLKLHMSNLKLTEKKPLPNQKLVTSRGKDFYSGNSVETELDVRGMDSNEALEAFLGFLSHAITDGLVQIRVIHGKGSGTLRRILWEYLAQSELVDDYRFASRPQGGEGVTEITLPSSK is encoded by the coding sequence ATGGAACAGACAAACCAACCTACAGCCCGAGAAAATTTAAGTGTCCAAGAAAAATCAATATTGGCGCTTGAGTTTCCTCGCGTAATTGAAATGTTGAGTACCCATACTAGATCGCCTGTGTCATGCGAGCTTGCTTATAGCCTTTTGCCAAGATTTGATACAGATCAAGTTCTATATTTGCAGAGAGAAACTTTAGAAGCAAATAGGATACTTGAGTTTGCTCAAAATTTTTCGCTCTCACGAGATCCTAGGCCGGCACTTTTACGTTCTCTTAAAGGAGGAATTCTTTCCGGTGAGGAACTGATAATAGTGGCTGATGGATATTCGCATGTACGCCAAGCAAAATCCCTCGGATCAAAACTTCGAACTGACACTCCCTTGTTGTATGACCTCACGAGAAACATCGCTGATTTCAAAGCTATCGAACAAAAATTAAGGAATTGCCTTTCTTCCCACGGAGAGTTGCTTGATCAAGCAACTCCTCGTTTGTCGCAGTTACGTTTTGAAAGCAGAGCTGCGTTCAAGGCAGCTGAGAAAAAACTTGAATCAATGATTAATTCTGAGCAAGCTAGAACAGCATTACAAGATGACATCGTCACTCTTCGCTCAGATAGGTTGGTACTCCCAATAAAAGCTGAGTATAAAGGTCAAATTCCTGGAATTATTCATGCGGTATCTGATTCTGGTGCTACATTATTTGTGGAGCCGTTTACTGCTGTTAATTCCACGAATAATTGGAAAGAGAAGCACGCGGCAGAACAAGATGAAGTTCAACACATACTACGGAACTTAACAACGGAAATTGCTCGTACTGCATCTAAGTGCCTTGCCGCGTTAAATATTGCGGGGCGTTTAGATTTGGCATTGTCAAAATCACGCTACGCAATGACTTATCAAGGTGTTGGCTTGACTGAAGCATCTGATTGCATTGAGCTACTTGAAGCACGTCATCCACTACTAGGGAGCTCCGCGATACCAGTTTCGTTTAGATTTTCTGGGCAAATTATGTCTATCGCGATAACTGGACCGAACACGGGAGGTAAAACTGCATCACTGAAGACATTGGGGCTACTAATTTTGATGCGCCAGGCTGGGCTGATGATTCCTTGTGATCGAAATTCACGCCTACCTATAGTTGATGGTGTTTTTGCTGATATCGGGGATCAGCAAGATTTAGAGAAGTCGATTTCTACATTTAGTTCTCATTTATTATCGATAAAAGAAATTATTTCATCTGCAACTTCATCTTCGATCGTATTGCTTGATGAACTGGGCAGTTCAACGGACCCAGAAGAAGGATCGGCTTTAGCAATTGCAGTGCTGTCGCACTTAGTTGACGTTATTGGGGCATTTTCTGTAATTACCACACATCATCGCTCGGTTGCCTCTTACGTTACAGAGCACAAGAGAATTGAGAATTCTAGTGTTGAATTAAATCCCGCAACGCTAGAGCCTACTTATAAACTAACGCAAGGTATTCCTGGTCGAAGTTATGCGATTGAAACTGCTAAGAGGGTAGGTTTACCCCTTCAGATAATCAATTACGCTTTGAGATTTTTATCACCCGTACATCAGGAGACAGAGAAACTTCTTCTAGATATTCAGAATGAACGCTTTGCAACGCGCAAGAAGTTAGAAGAAGCAGAGAATCAAAGGATTGCGGCAGCGCATTTGGAAGATGAACTCAGGCGCAAAATTGAGCAGATAAGTAAGTCAGAAGAAACTTTGATTTTAGAAACAAAGAAACAACTAATAGAACAGGTTCGAGCTGTCACGATTAAGCTGAAAAAGGCATCGTCGTTTGCCGAATGGTTAAAATTGTCTGGCTCAAGATTTGATAATGATCTAATTGATGATGCATTTGCAGAATTAGACCAAACAAAACGAGCTCTGAAGTCTAAAAAATGGCTCGAAAAACAACCTAGTGCGGCCTATGTCATACCTGAGATAAAGACTGGGGATTTTGTACAAATTGAGCCTTTGGGTTTTGTGGGTGAGTTACTTGAGGAACCTGATGAACACGGAAACACTTTGGTTTTGGTTGGCTCTGCAAAACTGAAATTGCATATGAGCAATTTGAAATTGACAGAGAAAAAACCTCTGCCTAATCAGAAATTAGTAACCTCTAGAGGCAAAGATTTTTACTCAGGTAATTCCGTAGAAACCGAATTGGATGTACGCGGTATGGACTCTAATGAGGCACTGGAGGCATTTTTAGGGTTCCTGAGTCACGCAATCACTGATGGACTTGTTCAGATTAGAGTTATTCACGGTAAAGGAAGCGGTACTCTCAGAAGAATTCTTTGGGAATATTTAGCTCAAAGCGAGCTTGTTGATGATTATCGATTTGCTTCTAGGCCGCAAGGAGGTGAAGGAGTTACAGAAATTACGCTTCCATCTTCTAAATAA
- the coaE gene encoding dephospho-CoA kinase (Dephospho-CoA kinase (CoaE) performs the final step in coenzyme A biosynthesis.) → MLVIGLTGGIGVGKSEVANVLSSFGVPIINADKEGHKTYEHGTIGWRRIVELFSSEILGEDGEVDRKKLAALVFNDSDARAWLNAAIHPLIREQVSNVIGFYEKVEKKKIVILDAALLYQANWHDLCDEVWLITANPVDLIYKRLAKRGLTSEEIKKRLDSQGDYEALIDRADVHIENSFSVRNLHKTVHSIWADKIQALQKED, encoded by the coding sequence ATGTTGGTCATAGGCCTTACAGGTGGTATAGGAGTTGGGAAAAGCGAAGTTGCGAATGTACTTTCAAGCTTCGGTGTACCGATAATTAATGCTGATAAAGAAGGGCATAAAACTTACGAGCACGGAACCATTGGCTGGCGAAGAATTGTAGAGCTCTTTAGCAGCGAGATACTTGGAGAGGATGGTGAGGTCGATAGAAAAAAACTTGCAGCACTTGTATTTAACGATTCAGATGCTCGCGCTTGGCTTAATGCTGCCATTCATCCGTTAATTCGAGAACAAGTAAGTAACGTTATTGGCTTCTACGAAAAGGTAGAAAAAAAGAAAATAGTAATTCTTGATGCAGCGCTTTTGTACCAAGCAAACTGGCATGATTTATGTGATGAGGTATGGTTAATTACCGCAAATCCTGTAGATTTGATATACAAGAGACTTGCCAAGAGAGGGCTCACATCTGAAGAAATCAAAAAACGACTCGATTCTCAGGGCGACTATGAAGCACTCATTGACCGCGCAGATGTTCATATAGAAAATTCTTTTTCTGTTAGAAATTTACATAAGACTGTGCACTCAATCTGGGCTGACAAAATCCAAGCATTACAGAAGGAAGATTAA
- a CDS encoding CbbQ/NirQ/NorQ/GpvN family protein, which translates to MAEKTKDLYQQHNIEEYFVEDEPYYLPVGDEIEIFEAAYAQRVPILLKGPTGSGKTRFVEHMSWRLNDTRKKNDKGVPISPLVTVACHEDLTASDLVGRYLLEPEGTRWIDGPLTRAVKHGGICYLDEVVEARKDTTVLIHPLADHRRLLHIEKIGEVLESHPNFLLVISYNPGYQSALKDLKHSTRQRFVAIEFDFPPRELEGPIIEHESSIESSIASQLALLGEKIRNLVGQGLQEGVSTRLLIYAGKLIQQGISPRRACEVAVVWGLTDDHETQASVMEVVTSIFP; encoded by the coding sequence ATGGCAGAAAAAACTAAAGATTTGTACCAGCAACACAACATAGAAGAATATTTCGTCGAAGATGAACCTTATTATTTGCCTGTCGGTGATGAAATAGAAATCTTTGAAGCAGCTTATGCTCAGCGCGTTCCCATCCTTTTAAAGGGACCAACCGGCTCCGGTAAAACAAGGTTCGTAGAGCATATGTCCTGGCGCCTCAATGATACTCGCAAAAAAAATGATAAAGGCGTTCCAATCTCTCCACTAGTAACAGTTGCGTGCCATGAAGATCTCACTGCAAGCGATTTAGTCGGTAGGTATTTATTAGAACCTGAAGGAACAAGATGGATTGATGGTCCTTTAACTAGAGCCGTAAAGCATGGGGGTATTTGCTATTTAGATGAGGTAGTAGAAGCTAGAAAAGATACAACAGTATTAATCCATCCACTTGCTGACCATCGAAGGCTTCTCCATATCGAAAAAATTGGTGAGGTACTTGAATCACATCCTAATTTCCTTTTAGTTATCTCCTATAACCCCGGATACCAAAGTGCGCTAAAGGATCTAAAACATTCCACTCGTCAAAGATTTGTAGCAATAGAATTCGATTTTCCTCCTAGAGAGCTTGAAGGCCCCATTATTGAACATGAAAGTTCAATTGAATCATCTATTGCTAGTCAATTAGCGCTACTAGGCGAAAAAATCAGGAACCTTGTTGGTCAAGGATTGCAAGAAGGAGTAAGTACTCGACTATTAATTTATGCAGGGAAATTGATACAACAAGGCATTTCTCCCAGACGGGCGTGTGAAGTTGCCGTGGTATGGGGTTTAACCGATGACCATGAAACTCAGGCGAGCGTAATGGAAGTAGTTACCTCAATATTTCCATAA
- a CDS encoding CoA pyrophosphatase: MSISTESEIFIASLKHALANRESIFDAIDGAKLASILIPLQFHDNKWHVILNVRSQNVSLHQGEIAFPGGKLEDDDENMFSCALRETWEEMGISPNTVDVLGNLDGVLTRTNYLVFPVVGVIPHPYEFDTKSKEVEEIIEIPLHSLMDDEVLRYEARLNPDGSLLKRVAFAHEKYLVFGATAWILSQFVEIVKSMNYIRPLQEIK; encoded by the coding sequence ATGTCCATAAGTACTGAATCAGAAATTTTTATTGCATCATTGAAACATGCTCTTGCCAACAGGGAGTCCATTTTTGATGCAATCGATGGAGCAAAGCTAGCTTCAATTTTGATTCCGCTGCAATTCCATGACAACAAATGGCATGTAATTCTCAACGTACGATCGCAGAATGTAAGCCTCCATCAAGGTGAAATTGCTTTCCCTGGAGGAAAATTAGAAGACGATGATGAAAATATGTTTTCATGTGCACTAAGGGAAACTTGGGAAGAAATGGGAATCTCACCAAATACAGTTGATGTCTTAGGGAATTTAGATGGAGTTTTGACAAGAACGAACTATCTCGTGTTCCCTGTAGTAGGAGTTATTCCTCACCCTTATGAGTTTGATACTAAATCAAAGGAAGTAGAGGAAATCATAGAAATCCCCTTACATTCTTTAATGGATGACGAGGTTCTTCGTTATGAAGCGCGCCTTAATCCAGACGGAAGCTTGCTCAAGCGAGTGGCTTTCGCGCATGAAAAGTATTTGGTGTTTGGTGCAACAGCTTGGATTCTCAGTCAATTTGTAGAAATTGTTAAATCTATGAACTATATTCGACCATTACAGGAGATTAAGTGA
- a CDS encoding acyl-CoA dehydrogenase family protein, protein MDFELEWTKDQEAFRKEVRMWLQDNAPTIFEHPDPANLTEEEYLLQRSFGKALGSKGWLYPTMPIEYGGGGLPMDLAMILEEELDLYNLALPPYYDTGGKLGSMAILVWGEHQQKSYFLPKILSGEIRTWQLLTEPESGSDLASVKTTAILDGDEYVVNGTKIYVGSNHGAEYSWTIVVTDPGGERHKNLGWLMIPMNLPGITVEPMDLLFVGGERGAASGIKNTVFFDDVRVPAFNLIGGENNGWKVASTHLEIEHGLLRSAVRGDPLTERIVEYARENKNGGHFYIEDPYVKERLVDFFIDTEVTRLLHFRNYAWRSQGKQLTYEGAQAYLFQKRSQLTRARAVLDIFGSQALIADPDPEAIGGGHIEIHQRSSIVDQHPGGTAEIQRVIIARRLGIGRSEREEPGKLN, encoded by the coding sequence ATGGACTTCGAGCTTGAGTGGACAAAAGACCAGGAAGCTTTCAGGAAAGAAGTTCGTATGTGGCTTCAAGATAATGCTCCTACCATATTTGAACACCCCGATCCTGCCAATTTAACTGAGGAAGAATATTTACTCCAACGATCGTTTGGCAAAGCTCTAGGATCCAAGGGATGGTTATATCCCACTATGCCAATTGAATATGGAGGCGGCGGCCTCCCAATGGATCTTGCCATGATCCTTGAAGAAGAATTGGATCTTTACAATCTTGCGCTCCCACCGTATTACGACACAGGCGGAAAGCTTGGATCTATGGCTATATTAGTCTGGGGGGAGCACCAGCAAAAATCTTATTTCTTACCCAAAATATTAAGCGGAGAAATTAGAACATGGCAATTGTTAACAGAACCGGAGTCAGGCTCAGATTTAGCTAGCGTGAAAACGACTGCAATTCTTGATGGTGACGAATACGTAGTCAATGGAACAAAAATTTATGTTGGAAGCAACCATGGGGCTGAGTATTCCTGGACAATAGTAGTAACCGACCCAGGCGGTGAACGACATAAAAACCTTGGATGGCTAATGATTCCAATGAATTTGCCAGGGATCACTGTAGAACCGATGGATCTATTATTTGTCGGTGGGGAAAGAGGAGCTGCTAGCGGCATAAAAAATACAGTTTTTTTTGATGATGTTAGGGTTCCTGCCTTTAATTTGATTGGAGGAGAAAATAATGGTTGGAAAGTAGCGAGTACGCATCTAGAAATTGAGCATGGCCTGCTCCGTAGTGCGGTACGTGGAGATCCTTTAACTGAAAGAATTGTCGAATATGCCAGAGAGAACAAAAATGGTGGGCATTTTTATATTGAAGACCCTTATGTAAAGGAACGATTAGTCGATTTCTTTATCGATACCGAAGTTACTAGGCTACTACATTTCAGAAATTACGCTTGGCGATCCCAAGGCAAGCAATTAACTTATGAAGGCGCTCAAGCATACTTATTTCAAAAGCGCTCTCAACTAACAAGAGCACGTGCAGTTCTCGATATTTTTGGCTCTCAAGCTTTGATTGCAGACCCTGACCCCGAAGCCATAGGTGGTGGTCATATAGAAATTCACCAGCGATCTTCAATTGTTGATCAACACCCTGGAGGAACTGCGGAGATTCAAAGAGTAATTATCGCGAGACGTTTGGGAATTGGCAGATCCGAGAGGGAAGAGCCAGGGAAGCTTAATTAA
- a CDS encoding acyl-CoA/acyl-ACP dehydrogenase: MDLLLNEQQLMLQSTVQDLLKRDFTKERLAEFDSGKADLKDQWDSVCSTGILGSLIPEKYGGIGGSFSDTGVVFQELGKGPLPGPHFTSSVLAANLIIQCGTESQKHNYLPRIAEGKFIFSVAISNLNQSVNTIFEDFRLAQNGVSGVRLNIPELRLATHVIVPFTSEPGIQGLAVIPTNTYGLSIRPLTGMSTEQYELKTENAEIEEILTGFKLSAFSSALIQSTALLCSFQVGGLERVLEMCLTYSKTRHQFGQPIGRFQRVQDHIIDIVNYLDSAKWATYEALWKLDTAQESKVGIHMAGSLASEGYYLGCNAAHDVHAGVGIIREYGLTLHTKMSRTLYSYLGNPRYHRNEIAKALYF, encoded by the coding sequence ATGGATCTATTACTTAACGAACAACAATTAATGCTTCAATCCACTGTTCAGGATTTATTAAAAAGAGATTTCACTAAAGAACGGCTTGCTGAGTTTGATAGTGGGAAGGCAGACTTAAAAGATCAATGGGATTCGGTTTGTTCAACAGGTATTTTAGGGAGTCTTATACCTGAGAAATATGGAGGTATTGGAGGGTCTTTTTCCGACACTGGGGTAGTTTTTCAAGAGCTCGGAAAAGGTCCTTTACCGGGGCCCCATTTTACATCGTCTGTTCTAGCCGCGAACTTAATTATCCAATGCGGAACTGAATCACAGAAGCATAATTATCTACCTAGAATTGCAGAGGGGAAATTTATTTTTTCCGTAGCAATTTCTAATTTGAATCAAAGCGTCAATACTATCTTTGAAGATTTTCGTTTAGCACAAAACGGAGTAAGCGGTGTCAGACTCAACATTCCTGAGCTCCGCTTAGCAACGCACGTTATAGTGCCGTTTACTAGCGAGCCCGGTATCCAAGGATTGGCTGTAATACCTACCAATACTTACGGACTGTCTATTAGGCCTCTAACTGGGATGTCCACCGAGCAATATGAACTGAAAACCGAGAATGCAGAAATTGAGGAAATTCTAACTGGCTTCAAACTTAGTGCTTTCTCCAGCGCGCTTATACAATCCACTGCCCTTTTATGCTCATTTCAGGTTGGAGGATTAGAGCGTGTTCTTGAAATGTGCTTAACCTACAGCAAGACCCGTCACCAATTTGGTCAACCAATCGGACGCTTTCAGCGCGTCCAAGATCACATCATAGATATAGTAAATTATCTCGATAGTGCAAAATGGGCTACTTATGAGGCGCTGTGGAAATTAGATACTGCCCAAGAATCTAAAGTAGGAATCCATATGGCTGGATCACTAGCGTCTGAAGGATACTATTTAGGCTGTAATGCTGCCCATGATGTACATGCAGGTGTGGGGATTATCAGGGAATATGGGCTAACTTTGCATACCAAAATGTCACGAACTTTATATAGCTATCTTGGAAATCCTAGGTACCATCGCAATGAAATTGCTAAGGCTCTTTATTTTTAA
- a CDS encoding CoA transferase, whose translation MLKPYRVIDLADDRGIFCGKILADLGAEVIKIEPTTGDPARRLGPFINNDPGIENSLYWQLYSANKKSFALDIHSPMGKEILLKLIPSCDILIESFAPGTLGKLGLGWDTLKSINSQLIQVSITPFGQTGPYKNHLATDIIGSALSGFAHLTGDSDRPPVRVSIPQFWLLGGATGATGAMIALQSRVRNKVGQLVDVSCLESLTRTLSHAPQFWDMNEVILKRSGPFRPVGEKNALRVNFECQDGYVNYIQPGGATGGRAMAALSTWMEEEGEGHPLLSSTDFGEYGFGQIPTDLLNIMNSTLELFFKTRSKIYLSEEAIKRRVLLFPVNNPSDIYTYPQLLARGFFREVTMQNSQKIFTLGPWIQSSDYAIPVKTAPSLGEHTDQILEELGLSRSEIQSLIDNRIAK comes from the coding sequence TTGCTTAAGCCGTACCGTGTAATCGACTTAGCTGATGACAGAGGTATTTTTTGTGGGAAAATACTTGCGGATTTGGGTGCCGAGGTCATAAAAATCGAACCGACCACTGGCGATCCTGCGCGGCGTTTAGGTCCATTTATAAATAATGATCCCGGAATTGAAAACAGCCTTTACTGGCAATTGTATTCTGCAAATAAAAAAAGCTTCGCTCTAGATATTCATTCACCAATGGGTAAGGAAATATTATTAAAACTTATACCCTCCTGCGATATTTTGATTGAATCTTTTGCTCCCGGAACGTTGGGTAAATTAGGACTAGGATGGGATACATTAAAATCAATCAATAGCCAATTAATTCAAGTCTCAATTACTCCGTTTGGGCAAACAGGTCCTTACAAGAATCACCTAGCAACAGACATCATTGGCTCAGCCCTTAGCGGATTTGCCCATCTTACTGGGGACTCTGACAGACCACCTGTACGAGTGAGTATTCCTCAGTTTTGGTTACTTGGTGGAGCCACAGGAGCTACGGGTGCAATGATTGCGCTTCAAAGCAGAGTTCGAAATAAGGTAGGACAATTGGTAGATGTTTCGTGCCTAGAATCTTTGACGCGTACACTTTCGCATGCCCCTCAATTTTGGGATATGAATGAGGTAATTCTCAAACGTTCCGGTCCATTCAGGCCTGTGGGCGAAAAAAATGCACTTAGAGTAAATTTCGAGTGCCAAGACGGCTACGTCAATTACATTCAACCAGGAGGAGCTACTGGGGGTAGAGCAATGGCCGCGTTAAGCACATGGATGGAAGAAGAGGGAGAAGGACATCCATTGCTATCATCCACAGATTTCGGTGAATATGGTTTTGGGCAAATCCCAACTGATCTCCTTAATATTATGAATTCAACTTTAGAATTATTTTTCAAAACAAGATCAAAAATATACCTATCTGAAGAAGCAATCAAACGCCGAGTCCTTCTATTTCCAGTCAATAATCCTTCGGATATATACACTTATCCCCAATTACTTGCGAGAGGTTTTTTCCGGGAAGTCACAATGCAAAACAGTCAGAAAATTTTTACATTGGGTCCCTGGATTCAATCCTCTGATTATGCGATTCCAGTCAAAACGGCTCCTTCACTTGGAGAACACACTGATCAAATTCTAGAAGAACTGGGTCTAAGCAGGAGTGAAATACAATCCTTAATTGATAACAGGATTGCTAAATGA